In Lentibacillus sp. JNUCC-1, the genomic window GGTGCGCCTAAATGGATGGTTACATATTCTGACATGGTTACGCTGATTCTGGTATTCTTCATTTTGCTGTTTTCAATGTCGCAAATTGATCTTGTGAAGTTTGAAGCGATCTCAGAGTCTTTTAAAAACAGAATGGTGCTGGATTTTTTCCCTTCGGCCGTCCCTTTGGATCATCCAACTGAAAGTCCATCACATCTGGAAAAAGGTAAAACTTTAAACGAATTCAAAGATCCTTCAGACGCTAAAAAATTTTTTGAAGAAGATCATAAGACAGAAGAAGACAAGTTGAATGCTTTGATGGAAGAGGTGGAAGAATACCTCGATGCAAACGAATTAAATAATGTCATATCCGCTAATAGAACTGAACGCGGTGTTGTGCTTGTTTTACAGGAAATGATATTATTTGACCCTGGGGAAGCTATTGTTTTGCCAAGCGGGGAACCGTTTTTAAATAAAATTGGTGTTCTCCTCAACAAAGTGCCGAATGTTGTGAAGGTGGAAGGTCATACTGACACACGTCCGATGTCAAGTTTTCGATACCCATCAAACTGGGAACTATCAGGAGCGAGAGCAAGTAGTGTGATTAGATATCTTGTAAATGAATTTCAATTTGATCCAGCACGTTTTTCCCTCGCTGGCTATGGAGAAACCAGACCACTTGTACCTAACGACACAGAAGAAAATATGAAGCAAAACCGCCGCGTAGAAATTGTCATAATGGATGCCGACACACCTGAGCTAAGCGACAATTAATAAAAAAAGTTTAGAATACAAAAATCTGCAATGACGTAGTTGACACAAACTGCGAACTAATGAAAACTTGAATAACTGCTTCTGGCAACCGCTCGGGGAAAACACTCCGCGTCCAGTGGGCGCTGCTGAGCCTCCTCGGTCTATCGACCTCCGGGGTCTCACCGAGGCTTTTCCTCCCACAGGAGTCTCCGTGTTTTCCCCGAGCTTGGAGAGGTGTGTTTACCTTCTTTCTTGATTTTATAAAGTGAGGGATTGAAAGTTAAATGGACTGAGCATCAATCTGAAATCACCTCAAAGTTGAGTTAGCATTAGCTGCTCAAGAAAAGTTTACGTTCACTCTTAATTTCTTGAGCAAAACATCCAAGCACCTAATTAACATGAAGTGATTGGAGCGGAGGGAAGTCGACTCCTGCGGGAACAGCACGAGTCCGAAGACCCCACAGCGAGCGGTCTTTGCGAGCGAGGAGGCTGAGGCCGTGCCCGCGGAAAGCGACTTCCCGCAGCGGAAATCACGGTGCTCGTTTAAACATATGGAGTGCTTGGTGGCAGTCATTAGATCTGTCTAGTTAGTTCGCAGTTTACTTATATTGCGTAAAGGTGTTAGGATTTGGAATTGAGTGAGACCGGTCGGTTTGACCGGTTTTTTTGATTTGGAATAATGTCGATTTCAAATTTATTGTTTGCCAAAGTTCCCTATTATTCCCCCTTAAATCGAATGATTACACATTTGAAACACAAATGTAATATAACTGTGTCTAAATTTGCTGCCGAAAGATGTTATACTAGTTTCATAGCTAACAAACAAAACATCATGTCTGTGGGGACATGATATAACGATATACATAAACTTTAGCAAAATGGGGGATTACAATTGCGAAAAGCTACTCAGTGCATAATGATCGCTGCATTAATAGTCGGGTTAAACGTCTTACAGCTTGAGCATGCCAACGCTGAAAGTATCAGTAGTGTCGATAGTGAAATTAAAAATCTAGAAAAGAAAGAGCAGAAATTAAAAGAAGAACGCCAAGATGTAGACGGTGAAAAAAGCAAGAACGATAGCAAGATGGATAAAAATCTTAACAAACAGGGCGAGGTCAAAAGCGAACTTGAACAAATTAATAATGAGCTCGACACAACACAAAAAGAGATAGAACAAAAAGAAAATGAAATCTCCAACATTAATGCTCAAATCAATGAGTTGGAACAGCGGATTTCAAGCCTACATAAAGAAACTGTTCAACTGGAAGACGAAATCAAGCAGTTAAAAGATGAAATTAAGCAACTCAAAAAACAAATTAAAAAGCGGGAAGAACTTCTTAAAGATCGTGTCCGTTCAATTCAGGAAAACGGTGGATCTCTAAAATATCTCCAAGTTATTCTTGGAGCAAAGAGCTTCGGTGATTTCATCAGCCGTACAACAGCCGTAAATACTATCATGGATCAGGACAAATCGATCATGGAAGAATTATCAGCTGATCGCGAAGCTTTAAAGGAAAAAAAGGCCGAAGTTGAAACCAAGAAAACAGAGATAGAAGAGAAAAAAGCTGAAGCAGAAGAGCACAAAGCTGAAGTCGAAAGCCAGAAGGCAAATCTAGAAAGTGAAAAAGGTGAACTTGTTTCACTTAAAACAAAGTTAGACGAACAGATGGCAAGTAAAAATAAGCTGTTGGGCAGTCTGGAAGAAGAACAAGAACACTTAGAAGAATATCAAGTAACTCTTGCTGAAGAACAGCAAATGATTTCAGAACAGGCGTCAGCCCTTAAGAAAGCAAAACAAGTTGCACAAGATAAAAAATCTGAATTACAAAGACTTGCTAAAGAACGTGAGGAAAGAAAGAGAGAAGAAGCAAGGAAAAAAGAGCAAGCATCTAACAGTAATTCAGGAAGCTCACCTAGCGACAACGCTAATAACGGGGGAAATACCGGAAACGTAAGCCCAGCTCCTAGTGGCAGTAACTTTATTTGGCCAGCTGCTGGAAGTCGCAGTTCAAACTTTGGGTGGAGAACCCATCCTATATATAATATTCCTCGTTTCCATGCAGGTGTGGATATGTCTGCGCCGGCGGGGACACCAATTTATTCATCTGGAAAAGGCGTTGGTGTTGTTTCAACCGCGCGATACCATTCTTCATATGGGAACCATGTAATGATTGTCAATCAGATTGATGGCGTCACATATACAACGAATTATGCCCATATGAGCAAAATTGCTGTAAGTCCAGGTCAGACTGTAGAACAGGGTCAGTTGATTGGTTATGTCGGCACCACTGGAAGTTCCACAGGTAATCACTTGCACTTTGAAATACACAAAGGTGGATATAATGGTGTGAATCCTAAAACAACAAACGCAGTCAATCCTGCTCATTACTTAAGATAGATCTTAAATTTTAAAAAGCGACATTGTCCATACAAGCAATGTCGCTTTTTTTTTTATACGGTGTTATTTAAACAACTAAAAAAAGCCGGGCTGACGGAAATCAGCCTGGCTTTTTTCTTTTAATGGGGAAGGAAGTTCGTTCTCCTAAAGATATTGTATACCATTGTTTGTCTGAGTGAATGGCATCTTGTATAGGTGTGCATTTTATCTTTGGAAATCTTTTTCTAATATAATGGATCTCTTCTTCTGAAAGTCGTAATTCTCTTCTAGGCGCACCATTATAAAAGGAATCAAATAAAAAGTCGTTTAAACTATGTTTATCCACTGTTCAAGCACCTCCACTTTATCATTCAACTGTTTATAATAAAATGGGTATTGACAGGCTGTGTGAGCTGTTTGCCAGACTGAATGATTGATTGTTCTACAAGGATATTCATGGGATCAATGCAATATGCCTGTGAAGAGGTTTTTAACGATACAGTGGATAGTTCAGTACATCCTAGGATGATGCTTGTGCATTTTTCCTTGCTAACCAGGTATTGAATAATCTCATCCAATTCCTCTCCTTCGTATGTCGCGTCAGCTTTTATATTGTAGATTAAGTTCATGACGTGTTTTTGCAGGTTAGTGTCAGGTACAAATGGGAACAAATTGTGCGCCTTGCATTGATTTTCATAAACACCACTTGCAATCGTGCCGTCAGTAGCCAGAATAGCCACTTTGCTGCCCGAGCCAAACATTCTTTGAATATATTGAGTTGTTTCCTGTACCATATGGATGATGTTGATATCAGTCATAGCTTGCAATTCTTCATAGTAATAATGTGAGGTGTTGCACGGGATGGCGATATTATCTACACCAGCGCTTTCCAAGTAGTGGATATCCGGCTGAATAGCTTGCAAGAATAATTCCCCAGTCTGGTTTAGGATACATTTGGTTCTATCAGGTAAAGTAGCATGGTTTAAAATGACCATATCTATGTGATCCTGATCTTTTGTAGCTTCAGTATAATTAATAATTTTGTCCATAAAAGAAGCTGTTGCTTTGGGGCCCATACCCCCAATAATTCCTAGTTTCTTGTTCATTTTTGCACCACCAAAATCTAATATGTCGGTTGATTAAATTCTTTTGTCTTGATTGAATCCAATACAATTTCTTTCTCATTAAATGGTATTTCTTTATTCCCTAATATTTGTGTCGTTTCATGACCTTTGCCAGCAAGTAGGATAGTATCGTCATCATTGCTGATTTGGATTGCATGACGGATTGCTGTTTCTCTATCCTTGATGCCAGTATAGGGGGTTGAGAGTTCTTTTAAAACGTCACATGTTTCTTTCATAATCATATCTTGGTTATGTTCTCTGGGGTTGTCAAGTGTAACGATTGAATAATCGGTATGTTCAGCGGCTGTTCTCCCCATGGCTATACGCTTCTTGCGCCCATTTTCACTGTCATCCGCATAGACACCGAAAACGAGTATAAGTCGACCTCTGACGTGTGGTTTGATCGTAATAAGAGATTGTTTTAAAGCATCTTCAGTATGGGCGAAGTCGACAATGACTCGATAATTTTCATGTTGATAAATCGTTTCAAATCGTCCTTTAATGCCGGAAACATGATCAAGACCACTTCTGATTGTTTCAAGTGAAATTCCATTTGCGAATGCACATGCAATAGCGGCAAGGCTGTTGTATACGTATATTTCACCAGGCAAATGAATCGTCACTCTGATCTGGCCAATAGGGGTTATAACGGTATATTTAGTATGGTTAAGGTTATATGTTATATCTGTTGCTTGGATGTGTGCTTTTTGATGAATACCGTACGTGATTAACTTATCTTTTTTAATCTGCTTGGTTAACTTGCGGCCATATGGGTCGTCGGTATTAATGATGCTAAACCCGGATGTCTGTTCAAACAGCTTGGCTTTAGCCTGGAAATAGGCTTCCATGGTTCCATGCAGTTCCAAGTGATCAGGTGTTAGATTGGTGAAAATAGCTGTATTAAAAGTTATGCCTGCTACTCTTGATAGATCGAGTGCATGAGAGGAGACCTCCATGATGCAGCTTGAAGTCTCTAATCTGACCATTTTTTGCAGTAAAGCCTGCAGATCAGGTGATTCTGGTGTTGTCCGATCGGAATTATAATGCTTTTTATTGATGATTGTACCCATAGTTCCAATCACACCAGTATTAATTTGATTGGCTTCAAGTATCGCTTTTATAAAATGTGTAACGGACGTCTTGCCGTTTGTTCCGGTTACACCTATCATATTTAAGTTTTTCGCAGGATCCTCAAAAAAATGAACGGCAGCCATAGCCATTGCTTTACGGGAATCAGGCACTTTGATGATGGCAGTATTTGTTCCAAGAGTGACATCTTTTTCAACAATAATTGCAACAGCGCCTTGTTCGACCGCACTTTGGATGAAACGATGCCCGTCAACAGAAAATCCATCTATGGCGATGAATAGGCTGCCGGGTTTAACCTTACGTGAATCGAACGTGACTGATGAAATGTTACAATCCAAATTCCCTGTGTGATTGAGTATTGTTAATTGATTTACGATAGAAGATAAATGCATGGCTTTTCATCCTTTTATGGTGTTTTATGAGCGACGTGTGACGCGTTTCAACGCTTTCCTAACCAGTTGTCTAGAGTAGACCCATGCAGGTTTTGGATCATGTCGATTCCAAACTGCACCTGTTTTAGGACGAAAGAAACTTTTGCTCACTTCTTTTACAGATAGTTGTCCTGTCTTGATGTATTCTTTTATGGCCAGCAAGTCTTCCTGTGCATACCAGAAAGCGCGATTGGTTGTTTGTGTAACAGCTTTAGGCTCTAAAGGCTCTCCAATAAGTTCTCTATACATAATATAAGGGAAGTTTAAACCAATATCATAAAGCATGTGATTGAAATTCGTAATACGTGCATTGATTTCAATGAGATAGAACTCGCCGGTTGTTTCATCTTTTTTAAATTCAATTTCAGCAAATCCTTTGTAGCCAATGTTTTCGAGAAAATGAGCTCCGAGGTCATAAAGCTCAGGAATATGCTTTTGAACTGTAAAGACCGAAGCGCCAAAGTTAATAGGGTATTGTCTGAACTTCTGACATGTAGTCCAATGCGTAATTTTTGAATTGTGATTTAAGTAAGCGTCGAAGGTGTGCATGTGATCATCAGCACCAGGTATAATACGCTGAATAATAACTTCCAACTCAGCGTCTTTAGCTTTTTTAATCGCGTCGTTTAACTCTTCCATATCGTATACTTTAAACAGTTTCTGTCGAAAAACACTTACAAATGTAGGGGAATCAACAGGTTTAACAAGACATGGAAATTGAATCGTTTGCTCGACTTTTTCAGTGAAGGATTCATCGTTCAAATAAACTGTTTCAGGAACACGTACACCTTCTTCCACAGCCAGTTGATGAAGTTTTTCTTTGTCCATAACTTTTGTATATAATCCTTGATCCATATTCGGCAATAAGTAATGTTGTTTTAATGTATCCAAATGTGCATCAATAACTTCGAGATATGAGTCATGACAAGGGATAAGTACAGGTTTATGTTCTTGTTGTGTGGCATATGCGATTAACGTATTAATAAAATGTTCAGTGTCTTTTTTGTAATGCGGTAGGATCAATTGTTCAGAACAATACTTAGAGGTTGCTCCATATGTACCTGCATCTGAATAGTCAGCTGCAACGGTATGAATGCCTTCAGATCCGAGGCAGCGAATGGTACTTAAACCAATATAATAGTTTGTGCCAAGCACAACTGCTTTATGTTGCATAATTATCTCTCTCCTTAGCGAAATATCAGATGATTTTCTTAAATAACAGATGTGTTTTTCTCACGTAAAGCGATTTCCGCACCGTTATCCATGCCTTGACAACCTGCGAGTAAAATAAGATCTTCTTTGCTGGTACTCATTAATGCTGCCTTAATGGCGTCTGTGAGTTCGTCGTAAAGTGACACAGAAATACGAGCTTCTGTCATGACATCCATAAATGCGTCTTCCTCTGCTTTGGTCACCACATCCCGTTTCGTTACGTTTGAGATGCTTTTAGTTGCAATAATATGAGTGAGATTCAACTCTTTGGCCCAAATTGCTATTTTCTCCGCATTTTCTCGGTTGACGACAGGACCGCGTTGACCTCTGATCGCATAAACCATATGAAGATTATTAAAGTCCATCTGAGTGAGTGTCCCCATCGTGATATCGATATTACCTGGATTGGCGAAGTGATCATCGACAATTTTGCAATCACCTTCATAAATGAATTGGAACCGGCGATCCACACCTTTGAAGTTTTTTAAAGCAGATTGAATCACTGAAACGGGTACTTCTGAAAGTAGAGCTGCAGTAATTGCAACCATGGAATTATAAACAGAGTGAATGCCTGGTACGGTCATATCAACTTGGAAAGTCATTGGCTCCCAAGTAAAGGTTTCATTAACCTTTAAGGGCCGGCACAGTTTAACTGTAAAAGACGGTCGGCCGGTTGAAAGATCAAGGTTTTTGCAAACCAGATCGCCTTCATCATTATTGACACTGAACGTGACCACTTTTGCTTTGGTTTGATCGGCGAGTGAAGCTGAAATCTCATCATCCATATTTAAAATGGCGAAACTGTCTGGTTTGGCATTTTTAATTAATTTACTTTTGGCAGCGACATAGTTTTCAACAGAACCATGCGTGTCAATATGTTCTCGGCCGATATTATTAAAAGTAACAATGTTGTAGTCAATAAAGTCATTACGGTGCATTTCTTGAGCAGCTGAAGAGACCTCCATGGTCACGTGAGAAACTTGGCTCTCAGTCATACGCTTTAAGAAATACTGTGCTTCCAGTGACTCTGGCGTGGTTAGTTCAGCAGGGTAGGAATGTTTTCCGATTTTAACATTAACCGTTCCAATAAGGCCTGTTTCAAATTGATTGGCTTCAAGAATCTCATTGATCATATATGTTGTTGATGTTTTACCGTTTGTTGCGGTTACACCGATTACGTTTAATTCCTTGGAGGGTTCATCATAAAAAAGCGAACTGACCTTAGCAAGTGCTATTCGACTATTTTCCACCTGATATTGAGGAATATCAACATCAGACTGAATCTCCTCGACAATAGCAGCTTTACATCCGCGTGAGACGGCATCCTTTAAATACTTATGGCCGTCAGTTTGGTGCCCTCGTATGCACACAAAAAGATGACCCTCTTCTACTCTTTGGGCATGGTATGAGATGCCTGAAATATGACCATCCGCTTTAAGATGCTGTTGCTTTAAGTTTAATGTTTTTAATAAAGTATCTAATTGATCCATTAGTGACGACTCCTTTCAAACGCACTTGGCTCTATTTACAAGTTTTACTATGAGGTGCATATTTTAATACTTGCTGTAAAGCTAGATCGTTTTTTTCAGCAATATCCGGAGCGCGGGGAATGTCTGGAACGATATTTGGTGAATCATGCCATGTGAGTGGCAATTCAACTGGAGATTTTTTATTCCAGTTACGGCACCAACTATCGGGGAGCAATCCAGTTTGTACTTGTCCGGTTTTCATAACACTCCAGATCTGAGCCCAGGCTCGCGGTACCGCTCGCCACATATCGTAGCCGCCACCACCTGTCGCAATCCACCGCCCATCACAATATTCGTGGGCGAGTTTATGGGCTAGAAGCGGGATGGCTTCGAATGTCTCCATAGTTGAACACAAATGCGTCAAAGGATCATACATGTGGGCATCTGCTCCATTTTGAGTCACAATTACATCTGGTTTGAAAAACTCAATGACATGTCTGAGTGCTGTTTCATAGATATGAATAAACGACGCATCCTCTGTGAAAGCATCGATCGGTACATTAAAGGTGTAGCCATGACCAGATTTAATTCCACGTTCATTAACATTCCCTGTTCCAGGAAATAGATAACGTCCGGTTTCATGTATTGATAATGTGCAGACGTCTGAATCCTCATAGAATGCCCACTGAACACCGTCACCATGGTGAGCATCTGTATCCACATATAACACTTTCATACCATAGTTTTTTCTTATATATTCGATCGCAATAGCTCCGTCATTATAAATACAGAAGCCAGATGCTTTTCGCTTGAATCCATGGTGCAGTCCGCCGCCTAAATTGAGAGCATGATCTGCTTGTCCATTCAACACAGCATCTACGGCAGTAAGCGTACCCCCGACCAGATAACTGGAGGCTTCATGCATATGGTCAAATACAGGGGTATCATCTGTATCAAGTCCGAAATGCATTGCTTCATTAGGAGAAAGAAGACCGGCACCTGCTTTTTTAACAGCTTCTATATAACGTCTGTCATGAAAAAGGGCAAGCTCATCTTCGGTTGCCTTTCTCGGTGCAATAATATCCGTTTCATCAAGTAAACTGGATGTTTCAAGCAGTTCTTTTGTGAGCAGAACACGCTTTTGATTAAATGGATGATCATTATGAAAATGATACTGAAGCATGTCGGCAGAATAAATAAATTTACTCGAACACCTCATAGTAGGTTCCCCATCTGTTCATTCGGCCATAACAGCTCATACCCAGCCTCTCGTAAGTCTTCTATAATGGGCAGCGGGTTCATTGTTTGCACACGGAAGACTAGAGTCTTGTAGTTAGGATCTGTCTTATACGGGTAAACTAGAAGCGAAACAATGTTTACTTTATGATGCCCGAAAACAGAGGTTACTTCTGGTAAAATACCAGGCTTATGAGGGACTTTCACTTCAATATGTGAACTCTGCACATGGGTGCCGGTTAATTGTATAAGCGTGTAAAGCATATCTTTTTCTGTAATCATGCCAACAAGTTTGCTGTTTTGAACAACAGGGACACAGGCAAATTCCTGATCGTGAAAAATCCTCGCAATTTCTTCAACAAAATCAAGAGGGTGGACGGTCACCACCGGATGACTCATGATGGTACTGATCGCCTTTTGCATCGCATTAGAATCTTGTTCCTTGTCAAATATAGAGGGGCTTGCGTCTCTGACATCGCGATCTGAAACGATGCCAATGACATGTTCATTTTCATCAATAATAGGGATGTGTCGAATGCGGTGAGTTTGTAAAAGACTCAAGGCTTTTTCTATTGTGGCTTCAGGCGGTAGTGTGACAACATTTGTTTTCATAATGGTTTCTACTAACAATTAAAGCCCCTCCCTCATATTTCTGTATTCGTGACGTTTTAGAAAACGTAATTGATCAAATTTCTGAAGGGCAGCTTCATCGACATTATCTCCAATTCGCACCATCAAACAGTTAGCAGGATGTGATATGATCTCCGGATCGTCTGTTGGAGCGGGTTTTAAACCACCCTTGGCCATCATCTTTTCCATCATTTTTCGGTAGTCCCAGATACTAAGTCTGGAACCGTCTAAATCCCAGTGCCAGTAATATTCTGTAGAGATCACAATGTAGTTCTCCATGTAATCATCTAACATTGCAACCTCAAGCAATCCCGAAGCTACTTTCGCACCTCGGTAGGCGGGGATTACTTCCACGGCGCCAAGAACGATTAATTCTTCCATGTTAAATTCGGACCAGCGTTCAAGTGGATCAGGATGTAAAAAGGTCACATAGCCAACAATGGTATGTTCGGTTCGTGCGATGATAATACGACCTTCAGGGAAGTCAGCAATACCTTTTAGTGCATCAAATTGTTTGGCTGCAGGTCGAAATGCTGTCAGGTGCTCATGAAACCCATATTGACTCATAACTTCTTTTGAAACCGGACCTTCAATGATGATCGTTTCATTTTCTGTTTTTCTTTCGATGGCATAATGTGTTTTTATATGATCCATTTCGTCACCACCTAGATCATGATATTGTATCCATTATACAGGAATAAGGTAAGAACGTTTAGCCATAAGCTAAAAATGATAAAACAACTGCCCCAAAAAGGGCAGTTGTTTGACGCTGCAGATTAAGATTTTTCTTTTTTGTTTTTATTACCATTGTTTTGGTCGCTTTTAGAGCCGTTGTTGCCTCCATTGCCAGAGCCACCATTGTCGTCTCCGCCGCCGGAGCCACCATTGCCGTCTCCATTACCGGAGTCGTTTCCGCCGCCGGAGCCACCATTGTCGTCTCCATTACCAGAGCCGTTTCCGTCACCGGAGCCACCATTGTTGCCTCCATTACCAGACCCGTTTCCGTTGCCAGATCCACCATTGTTCGTTCCGCCGTTGTTATGATTGTTACCATCTTTGTTCTTATCTTTATTTTTGTCTTTGTTTTGATCCGGCTTTTCTTTTTTATCGTCTTTGGTTTCCGTTAAAGACCCCACTTTGACCGTATTGGATGGATCAGAGACATTTCCGAAGTAGTCTACAGCAACAACTCGGTAAATCCCTTTTTGTCCAGAAATTGAGTAGGCTGTATCTGTTGATTGACCAATTTTAGTAAAAGAACCGCCTGGCTGACTGGCTCTGTAAATATAGTAGCCAATGATATTATTACTCATCGGTTTTTTCCATACCAGCTTTCCCCCTGTGGATTTAAGTCCGGGTGGGGCTGAAGGCGCTTTTCCGTCGTTTTTTAACTGGTTGCTAAAATTTGTGTTTGGAATTCCGATCTTCTTCCAAGCTTCCGGATTTAATTTGGAGTAGATGTCGGTTAAGTCGTCAAGTTTGTCGTAGCCTTTCCGCTTCAAAAATTCTGGGTTAAACATCACACCGTCTCCTTTAACAAACGATTGTGGTGTATTCGGACCTGCAATTACTGCCCGACCATCAACCATAACATAAGAACCTGTGACTAAACTGTCATCTTCTTCTTTTGGTGCATATTTCGCGTTGAACAGATCCGTTTTCACAAGGCCAACCTTTTGACATAAATCAGAAGGGAGCATGCCTGATACCGCGCAGTAACTTCTCTCAACAATGCCGTCCGGACGCTGGAATCTTTCATCTGGTAAGACGAGTTCAGGAGCCACATCGGCAGCTGCATTGACTAAGGTTGCCCATAGTAATCCGCTTCGTTTGTAATATGGCATGTAACCTTGAAAATCAAGGCTCTTTTGATATTGATAGCCCATCCAAGTGCCAAACGTAATGTTCGGATTCCCTCCTACAAACCAAACATCGGAAGTATCTTGAGATGTGCCGGATTTTCCAAACCAGTCGATGTTTTTATTGTTGAGATAAGACTGGGCGTACACACCTGTACCGTCATTCATAACGTCACGCAGCATATCCATGAGTAAATAATTGGTCTGAGGAGAAAATACGTCATTCTGCTTCACTTCGTGTT contains:
- a CDS encoding GNAT family N-acetyltransferase; translation: MDHIKTHYAIERKTENETIIIEGPVSKEVMSQYGFHEHLTAFRPAAKQFDALKGIADFPEGRIIIARTEHTIVGYVTFLHPDPLERWSEFNMEELIVLGAVEVIPAYRGAKVASGLLEVAMLDDYMENYIVISTEYYWHWDLDGSRLSIWDYRKMMEKMMAKGGLKPAPTDDPEIISHPANCLMVRIGDNVDEAALQKFDQLRFLKRHEYRNMREGL